Proteins encoded in a region of the Geobacillus genomosp. 3 genome:
- a CDS encoding HIRAN domain-containing protein, with product MRPFVLWLIWQNECTRQRYHIGNLLHDGDKYVFYYERSRKRRGLFEALENGYQPHLSFPDIGKKYVSNRLFGPFERRLPDRRRPDFLEILRTYGLPRDCTDMDMLRATGGKLATDSYEFVAPIYVSGNHFDFDFYVAGWRYYEGDRVIQYLKVGDKVHFRLEPENRQDSKAVEVLTDEGCKLGYIPAFYSEFMFNLIQNNGRYMARIESIHVEAFPQRKVNISVYGELLPSCQTQDLDMLHEISLEVI from the coding sequence GGAAACTTATTACACGATGGGGATAAGTATGTATTTTATTATGAACGTAGCAGGAAGAGAAGAGGACTGTTCGAAGCACTAGAAAACGGTTATCAACCTCATTTGTCGTTTCCGGATATAGGAAAAAAATACGTTTCTAACAGATTGTTCGGGCCTTTTGAGCGGCGTTTGCCTGACCGGCGCCGTCCGGATTTTTTAGAAATTTTGCGGACATACGGCTTGCCGCGCGATTGTACAGATATGGATATGTTGCGAGCGACTGGTGGTAAACTTGCGACAGATTCTTATGAATTTGTAGCGCCAATTTATGTATCGGGAAATCATTTCGATTTTGATTTTTATGTCGCGGGTTGGAGATATTACGAGGGAGATCGAGTAATTCAATATCTTAAAGTGGGGGATAAGGTACATTTTCGATTAGAGCCGGAGAATAGGCAAGATTCTAAAGCAGTAGAAGTGTTAACAGATGAAGGGTGTAAGCTAGGGTATATTCCTGCTTTCTATAGCGAGTTTATGTTTAACCTTATTCAAAATAACGGGCGTTATATGGCGAGAATTGAATCAATTCATGTTGAGGCTTTTCCACAGCGGAAAGTAAATATAAGTGTCTACGGTGAGCTCCTTCCATCTTGCCAGACGCAAGATCTCGATATGCTACATGAAATATCGTTAGAAGTGATTTAG